The following proteins are co-located in the Fluviicola sp. genome:
- a CDS encoding alpha/beta hydrolase-fold protein, with amino-acid sequence MKHLLSLLFLLFVNSIFAQEQIEHLLKSKVFGTERKVTVYLPAEYLLDQEGKFPVAYLFDGQFEPYLKMVSGMMEYYSQTNLCNSLVIVAVHTTDRFGEFVPEPKTDANQKTTYSTKLTDFLEQELFQFIDSAYRTTRFKLGIGHSLGGTFLLYEAFKPDSPFGAIIAASPNTNMEGMTKMIPEYLDKHPEMNTFFYVTGGDTDQMELDFLRTTMQIDSSIKARNSGSLDWNFRKYEHSNHMETFPKTFNDGYLLFVQHWKSISNDFSTLKGLQGPALEEAVKKLLAKTAANERTEMPYSFREVSGMQRRAEMSNEYQLASNICGLLIPMVETGAAFSKEEKEGMIQWLKEKQLFLRFQDICNNAQIALDRKDYKLAAQEYSRAFDMNIIRGTFAPRLKSLEAFAQSGNTEAAFKQLDLLANHYQLRGSSSLRENALLSPLHKDKRWNKYLKILDENTKLKAE; translated from the coding sequence ATGAAACATCTTCTTTCCCTCCTGTTCCTTTTATTCGTTAACTCCATTTTTGCACAAGAGCAAATCGAGCACCTGCTCAAATCCAAAGTCTTCGGTACGGAACGAAAAGTCACTGTTTATCTTCCGGCAGAATACCTGCTCGACCAGGAAGGAAAGTTCCCCGTTGCCTATTTATTCGACGGACAGTTTGAACCTTACCTGAAAATGGTTTCCGGAATGATGGAATATTACAGCCAGACAAACCTGTGTAACAGTTTGGTAATCGTTGCAGTTCATACCACGGACCGTTTCGGGGAATTTGTTCCGGAACCGAAAACGGATGCAAATCAAAAAACGACTTATTCGACCAAACTGACGGATTTCCTCGAACAGGAATTGTTCCAGTTTATAGATTCAGCGTACCGCACCACCCGATTTAAACTCGGAATCGGTCATTCACTGGGCGGAACTTTCCTGCTTTACGAAGCCTTCAAACCGGATTCGCCTTTCGGGGCCATTATTGCAGCAAGTCCGAATACCAACATGGAAGGAATGACCAAAATGATCCCGGAATACCTGGATAAACATCCTGAAATGAATACCTTTTTCTATGTAACAGGTGGCGATACCGATCAGATGGAACTGGATTTTCTGCGTACAACGATGCAGATCGATTCTTCCATCAAGGCCCGGAATTCCGGATCATTGGATTGGAACTTCCGGAAATACGAACACTCCAACCACATGGAAACTTTCCCCAAAACATTTAATGACGGCTATTTGCTGTTTGTACAACACTGGAAAAGTATTTCAAATGACTTTTCGACATTGAAAGGCCTGCAAGGTCCCGCATTGGAAGAAGCAGTTAAGAAGCTATTAGCTAAAACAGCCGCTAACGAACGGACAGAAATGCCCTATTCATTTCGTGAAGTTTCAGGAATGCAACGGCGGGCTGAAATGTCAAACGAGTACCAACTGGCTTCGAATATCTGTGGGTTGCTGATCCCGATGGTGGAAACGGGCGCTGCATTTTCCAAAGAAGAAAAAGAGGGAATGATTCAATGGCTGAAAGAAAAACAGCTTTTTCTCCGGTTCCAGGATATTTGTAACAACGCTCAAATTGCTCTGGACCGGAAAGATTACAAACTGGCGGCACAGGAATATTCCCGTGCTTTTGACATGAACATTATTCGCGGGACATTTGCTCCCCGTCTCAAATCGTTGGAAGCTTTTGCGCAAAGTGGAAACACGGAGGCTGCCTTTAAACAACTCGATCTGCTTGCAAACCATTACCAACTTCGCGGAAGCAGCTCACTCAGGGAAAACGCTTTACTTTCACCGCTGCACAAAGACAAACGCTGGAATAAGTATCTAAAGATCCTCGATGAAAACACGAAGCTGAAAGCAGAATAA
- a CDS encoding AraC family transcriptional regulator, protein MTNPSEIIPGVIFYNYLTGYLKEKAGFWEHSTLVLLVSGKFVLETSTQKIGLKKGEMLLIRKNQLGQISKFPLPGEHYQTIVISLQEEFLRQIALEEQLEIQEKYEGELSVRIPSTEFLKGYFQSILPYVSDSSQSMSTEMGMLKIKEVVKLLLHTMPSLRAFLFDFSEQHKIDLEKFMLSNFHFNIPVERFAQLSGRSLASFKRDFQKTFGMPPRQWLLEKRLSEARYLIEKKQLKPSEIYAELGFETFSHFSHAFRKKFGKAPSEFKPVVTG, encoded by the coding sequence ATGACAAATCCATCCGAAATAATCCCCGGTGTGATCTTTTACAATTACCTGACCGGCTATCTCAAAGAGAAAGCCGGTTTTTGGGAACACAGTACTTTGGTACTGCTGGTTTCCGGAAAGTTTGTCCTGGAAACTTCCACCCAAAAGATCGGGTTAAAAAAAGGTGAAATGCTCCTCATCCGTAAAAACCAACTGGGGCAGATTAGTAAATTTCCTTTGCCGGGTGAACATTATCAAACGATCGTCATTTCCCTGCAGGAAGAATTCCTCCGGCAAATCGCCCTGGAAGAGCAATTGGAAATCCAGGAAAAGTATGAGGGGGAACTGTCTGTCAGAATCCCTTCCACCGAATTCCTGAAAGGATATTTCCAATCCATCCTTCCTTATGTGTCCGATTCTTCCCAGAGCATGAGTACCGAAATGGGGATGCTCAAAATAAAAGAAGTGGTGAAGTTGCTGCTGCATACCATGCCTTCATTGCGCGCTTTCCTGTTCGATTTTTCAGAGCAGCATAAGATAGACCTGGAAAAATTCATGCTGAGCAACTTCCATTTTAACATCCCGGTTGAACGGTTTGCGCAATTAAGCGGAAGAAGTCTGGCATCCTTTAAACGCGATTTCCAAAAGACATTCGGGATGCCGCCCAGACAATGGTTACTGGAAAAACGCCTTTCGGAAGCACGCTACCTCATCGAAAAAAAACAATTGAAGCCCTCCGAAATTTATGCGGAACTTGGATTCGAAACTTTTTCCCATTTTTCGCACGCCTTCAGAAAAAAGTTCGGGAAAGCACCTTCCGAATTCAAACCGGTTGTGACCGGGTAA
- a CDS encoding aldo/keto reductase, protein MTIEKITLGKNGPLVSKLGLGCMRMSSVWGGKNNDEAESIATIQQAFDSGINFINTGDFYASGHNELLVGKAIKGRRDDAFISVKFGAIFYNGHMLGLDIRPNSIKNFINYSLVRLGVETIDLYQPCRLDNSVPVEDVIGTVADLIKEGKVRHLGVSEITADQLKKAHSVHPVTALEIGYSLADRQIEKELLPTAKELGIGVVAFANTAEGLLTGTLKAPLAPDDYRNHFSRFQGENLVQNLEKVDVLVNMAEEKGASPAQLAIAWVNAQGSHIMPLVSMNKRSRLSENIDAMNMAFTPEEMRILNTEFADGNLLGDTYLQR, encoded by the coding sequence ATGACAATTGAAAAAATAACCCTGGGAAAAAACGGCCCTTTGGTCTCCAAATTAGGATTGGGATGCATGCGCATGTCATCGGTGTGGGGCGGCAAAAACAACGACGAAGCTGAAAGTATTGCGACCATTCAGCAAGCCTTCGACAGCGGAATCAACTTCATCAATACCGGGGACTTTTATGCCAGCGGACACAATGAACTGCTTGTTGGCAAAGCCATCAAAGGCAGACGTGACGATGCGTTCATCAGTGTTAAATTCGGGGCCATTTTCTACAACGGCCACATGCTCGGACTGGATATCCGTCCAAACTCCATTAAAAACTTCATCAATTATTCATTGGTTCGTTTGGGAGTAGAAACCATTGACCTGTATCAGCCCTGCAGGTTAGACAACAGTGTTCCGGTGGAAGACGTGATAGGAACCGTAGCTGATTTGATCAAAGAAGGAAAAGTACGCCATTTGGGAGTTTCCGAAATTACCGCCGACCAACTGAAAAAAGCACATAGCGTTCATCCGGTAACGGCATTGGAAATCGGCTATTCACTGGCCGACCGGCAAATTGAAAAAGAATTGCTTCCAACTGCTAAGGAATTGGGAATCGGAGTGGTTGCTTTCGCAAATACTGCTGAAGGCCTCTTGACAGGAACATTAAAAGCCCCGCTTGCCCCGGATGATTACCGCAATCATTTTTCCCGGTTCCAGGGAGAAAACCTGGTTCAAAACCTGGAAAAAGTAGACGTCCTGGTGAACATGGCAGAAGAAAAAGGTGCTTCGCCTGCTCAACTTGCCATTGCCTGGGTGAATGCACAGGGTTCTCACATCATGCCTTTGGTCAGTATGAACAAACGCTCCCGGCTGTCGGAAAATATTGATGCCATGAATATGGCCTTTACTCCGGAAGAAATGCGTATTTTAAATACCGAATTTGCGGACGGCAATTTGCTGGGAGATACTTACCTGCAGCGATAA
- a CDS encoding aldehyde dehydrogenase family protein — protein MKRIDQMYVNGQFVTPHGTETFDLISPVTNEKTGEVVLGDETDTRLAIAAAKEAFKTFRKTTVEERMAYLQQLHDAVSKREDELVKVMVEEYGGTLQFCKASVKNAMDSFTNMIQVLRNFEFEKPVGESRVRLESLGVVGIITPWNASNSFICNKFATAVAAGCTVVVKPSEMSAAQTQLLLECFHEAGLPKGVFNLVNGLGAVVGAELTSHPDIAKISFTGSTITGKSIAKGAVETMKRVTLELGGKSPNIILDDADLEKAIPMAVFGAYMNSGQACIAPTRLLVPENKLEAVNALAKLAVQQVQVGDPMDANTHVGPLVSVRQFERVQDYIQLGQEEGAELLAGGTGKPEGLESGNFVKATIFTNVRNHMRIAQEEIFGPVLSIIPYKTEEEAIAIANDTSYGLAAYISSADSEHANRVAAQIDAGRVMINAFKHDPLAPFGGFKQSGIGREYGVYGLETYLEPKTILE, from the coding sequence ATGAAAAGAATAGACCAAATGTATGTGAACGGACAATTCGTTACGCCACACGGAACAGAGACCTTCGATTTAATCAGCCCGGTAACAAACGAAAAAACAGGAGAAGTAGTGCTGGGAGACGAAACAGACACCCGACTGGCCATTGCAGCAGCAAAAGAAGCTTTTAAAACATTCCGGAAAACAACTGTTGAAGAACGGATGGCGTATTTGCAACAGTTGCACGACGCGGTAAGCAAACGTGAAGATGAATTGGTGAAAGTCATGGTGGAAGAATACGGTGGAACGCTTCAGTTTTGCAAAGCGAGTGTAAAAAATGCCATGGATTCATTTACCAATATGATTCAGGTATTACGGAATTTTGAATTTGAAAAACCGGTCGGGGAATCGCGTGTGCGCCTGGAGTCTCTGGGAGTTGTGGGAATCATTACACCCTGGAATGCCAGCAACAGCTTTATTTGCAACAAGTTTGCCACTGCCGTTGCCGCAGGTTGTACGGTCGTTGTGAAACCCAGTGAAATGAGCGCTGCACAGACTCAATTATTGCTGGAATGTTTCCACGAAGCAGGCCTTCCGAAAGGTGTTTTCAACCTGGTAAACGGGTTGGGAGCAGTAGTAGGAGCAGAGCTTACCAGCCATCCGGATATTGCAAAGATTTCTTTTACAGGTTCTACTATAACAGGGAAATCGATTGCCAAAGGAGCGGTGGAAACCATGAAACGCGTGACACTGGAGCTCGGCGGTAAATCACCGAATATTATCCTGGACGATGCCGATTTGGAAAAAGCCATCCCGATGGCAGTTTTCGGGGCTTATATGAACAGCGGCCAGGCGTGTATTGCCCCGACACGTTTGCTGGTTCCGGAAAATAAACTGGAAGCAGTGAATGCATTGGCAAAGTTGGCGGTTCAGCAAGTTCAGGTCGGCGACCCGATGGATGCAAACACGCATGTGGGACCACTTGTGAGTGTCAGACAATTTGAACGCGTGCAGGATTACATTCAACTGGGCCAGGAAGAAGGAGCAGAATTGCTGGCCGGTGGAACAGGGAAGCCCGAAGGTTTGGAAAGCGGGAATTTTGTGAAGGCAACGATCTTTACCAACGTCCGCAACCATATGCGCATTGCACAAGAGGAAATTTTCGGGCCGGTTTTGTCCATCATTCCTTATAAAACGGAAGAAGAAGCGATTGCGATTGCGAATGATACCAGCTATGGTTTGGCAGCTTATATCAGCTCTGCAGATAGCGAACATGCTAACCGGGTAGCCGCTCAAATTGATGCAGGAAGAGTAATGATCAATGCATTCAAACACGATCCGCTGGCTCCTTTCGGAGGATTCAAACAATCCGGTATCGGAAGAGAGTACGGCGTTTACGGTTTGGAAACCTACCTGGAGCCCAAGACGATTTTGGAATAA
- a CDS encoding AraC family transcriptional regulator has protein sequence MDKTSHSLPINYSCHLAEFREGEQFVQTHAVGIVLEGSMELNDGETKETIREGEIYVVRKNQLLKFVKFPPPNGEFQSLSLRFDEQLLRDFSNEYGYTAEKQASRPVFYKFPENKSLSTFMHALIDYKDLDTDQHMLKLKQKEALLILLKLEPDLKNSLFDFSEPHKIDLEEFMQKNYHFNVQLDRFAYLTGRSLSTFQRDFAKIFHETPSRWLLQKRLQEAYYLIREKGKKSSEIYLDLGFEDLSHFSFVFKKQYGVTATELAGQRE, from the coding sequence ATGGATAAGACCAGTCACAGCCTTCCGATCAATTACTCCTGTCACCTGGCTGAGTTCCGGGAAGGGGAACAATTTGTGCAAACCCATGCTGTGGGAATTGTGCTTGAAGGTTCCATGGAATTGAACGACGGCGAAACCAAAGAAACGATCCGTGAAGGAGAAATTTATGTGGTGCGAAAGAACCAATTACTCAAATTTGTCAAGTTTCCGCCTCCGAATGGAGAATTCCAGTCACTGAGCTTGCGTTTTGACGAGCAATTATTGCGGGATTTCAGCAATGAATACGGATATACCGCCGAAAAACAAGCATCCAGGCCGGTCTTTTATAAATTCCCGGAAAACAAATCGTTGAGCACGTTTATGCATGCTTTGATCGATTACAAAGATTTGGATACAGATCAACATATGCTGAAGCTGAAACAAAAAGAAGCCTTGCTGATCCTGCTGAAGCTCGAGCCGGATTTGAAAAACAGTTTGTTTGATTTTTCGGAACCGCATAAAATTGATTTGGAAGAGTTCATGCAGAAAAACTACCATTTCAATGTGCAGTTGGACCGGTTTGCTTACCTCACAGGAAGAAGTCTTTCCACCTTTCAGCGGGACTTTGCAAAGATCTTCCACGAAACACCCAGTCGGTGGTTGCTTCAAAAACGGTTGCAGGAAGCGTATTACCTGATCCGGGAGAAGGGGAAGAAATCATCCGAAATATATCTCGATCTGGGTTTCGAAGACCTGTCTCACTTTTCCTTTGTTTTCAAAAAACAATACGGGGTAACAGCAACGGAACTGGCCGGGCAGCGGGAATAA
- a CDS encoding HD domain-containing protein, whose protein sequence is MSPENLLKQIQFIKEIDKIKYIQRKTKLFNSDRQENDAEHSWHLAMMAIVLAEHANAAVDLLKVMKMVLIHDIVEIDAGDTFIYDTQKNHSNTDEERLAAQRIFGILPEQQAEELIAIWEEFEAGETNEAKFARTMDRLEPLLQNTSNNGGTWNEFGVTYDKVYAKKSVMKEGSTTIWSFAEALINDSVEKGILKK, encoded by the coding sequence ATGTCACCGGAAAACTTACTGAAGCAAATCCAGTTCATCAAAGAAATCGACAAGATCAAGTACATCCAGCGCAAAACGAAATTGTTTAACAGCGACCGCCAGGAGAACGATGCTGAACACAGCTGGCATTTAGCCATGATGGCCATTGTGCTGGCAGAACATGCCAATGCAGCTGTTGATTTGCTGAAAGTGATGAAAATGGTCCTCATTCACGATATTGTGGAGATTGATGCTGGGGATACCTTCATTTACGACACGCAAAAGAACCATTCCAATACAGACGAAGAGCGGTTGGCTGCTCAGCGCATTTTCGGGATCTTGCCAGAACAACAAGCCGAAGAACTGATTGCCATCTGGGAAGAGTTTGAAGCCGGGGAAACCAACGAAGCGAAATTTGCACGGACCATGGACAGGCTGGAACCCTTATTGCAAAATACCTCCAACAATGGCGGAACCTGGAACGAATTCGGCGTTACGTATGACAAAGTATATGCTAAAAAGAGCGTGATGAAAGAAGGTTCCACTACCATTTGGTCGTTTGCGGAAGCGTTGATCAATGACAGCGTGGAAAAAGGGATTTTGAAGAAGTAA
- a CDS encoding DUF5565 family protein: protein MKKISTLFKKDPNDLGRIINEINPENAWVFNGEGIATRKFDGTSVAIINGVLHKRYDVKKGRTVPENAIPCQEADALSGHHPHWLPCDRAKKEDRYFFEAFDRLTEIADGTYELCGPKVQGNPENLEHHVLIPHGKEVIEITDFSFEAFKTLLSDKEMNIEGIVFHHISDGRMCKIRKRDFGVKR, encoded by the coding sequence ATGAAAAAGATTAGCACTTTATTCAAAAAAGACCCTAACGACTTAGGCCGGATTATCAACGAGATCAATCCTGAAAATGCATGGGTTTTTAATGGTGAAGGAATTGCCACCCGTAAATTCGACGGAACTTCGGTTGCCATCATCAATGGTGTATTACACAAACGGTACGATGTAAAAAAGGGACGAACAGTTCCGGAAAATGCCATTCCCTGCCAGGAAGCAGATGCATTGTCTGGGCATCATCCGCATTGGTTGCCTTGCGACCGGGCTAAAAAAGAAGACCGTTATTTCTTTGAAGCGTTTGACCGATTGACGGAAATTGCAGACGGCACGTATGAATTGTGCGGACCGAAAGTTCAGGGAAATCCGGAGAATCTGGAACACCATGTATTGATTCCGCACGGTAAAGAAGTCATTGAAATTACAGATTTCAGCTTCGAAGCATTTAAAACCCTGTTATCCGACAAGGAAATGAATATCGAAGGAATTGTGTTCCATCATATTTCAGACGGCCGCATGTGCAAGATCCGCAAGCGGGATTTCGGCGTAAAACGATAA
- a CDS encoding aldo/keto reductase: protein MKKINLGSEGLVVPVLGLGCMGMTGFEEGNMYGPADEQEAIATIHRSLELGGNFLDTADLYGPLKNEQLIAKAMGNNRDKYILATKFGWEIDDNDKVTWAINGKKEYVKKSVERSLKNLKTDYIDLYYMHRLDKNTPIEETVEAMSELVKEGKVGYIGLSEVSSETVRRAHAVHPVTAVQSEYSLFERTVEERGVLDTLKELGIGFVAYSPLGRGFLSGQIRTIDDLPENDFRRAIPRFQEAHFHKNIELVKAIEAMAAEKNITSSQLAIAWIISKGILPIPGTKRRKYVEQNIAAAEIRLSEADLSKLESIVPLGTDTGKPYDEFSMGLID, encoded by the coding sequence ATGAAGAAAATAAATTTAGGAAGCGAAGGCTTGGTTGTACCCGTACTAGGTCTCGGATGTATGGGAATGACCGGTTTTGAAGAAGGAAATATGTATGGACCGGCAGATGAACAGGAAGCAATAGCCACCATTCACCGGTCATTGGAATTGGGCGGTAATTTTTTGGATACGGCCGATCTGTATGGGCCACTGAAAAATGAGCAGCTTATCGCAAAGGCGATGGGGAATAACCGGGATAAGTATATTCTGGCCACTAAGTTCGGCTGGGAAATCGATGATAACGACAAAGTGACCTGGGCCATCAACGGTAAAAAGGAATATGTGAAAAAGTCGGTGGAGCGTTCATTGAAGAATCTCAAGACCGATTACATTGATTTGTATTACATGCACCGCCTGGATAAAAACACACCGATCGAAGAAACCGTTGAAGCAATGAGTGAATTGGTGAAGGAGGGAAAAGTCGGTTACATCGGGCTTTCGGAAGTGTCTTCAGAAACAGTAAGAAGAGCGCACGCCGTTCACCCGGTTACTGCTGTACAAAGTGAATATTCCTTATTTGAGCGCACCGTTGAGGAACGTGGTGTGTTGGATACTTTGAAGGAATTGGGAATCGGTTTTGTTGCTTATTCTCCTTTGGGCCGTGGTTTCCTTTCCGGGCAGATCCGTACGATAGACGATTTGCCGGAGAACGATTTTCGCCGTGCAATTCCGCGTTTCCAGGAAGCACATTTCCACAAGAATATCGAACTGGTAAAAGCAATAGAAGCAATGGCAGCTGAGAAAAACATTACTTCTTCACAACTAGCAATTGCCTGGATTATAAGCAAAGGAATCTTGCCTATTCCGGGTACAAAGCGCAGAAAGTACGTGGAACAGAATATCGCAGCAGCTGAAATCCGGTTAAGTGAAGCAGATCTTTCCAAACTGGAAAGCATTGTTCCTTTGGGAACAGATACGGGAAAACCGTACGATGAATTCAGTATGGGATTGATCGACTAA
- a CDS encoding helix-turn-helix transcriptional regulator yields the protein MNSIRSVSEFHRLLSLPEPRHPLVSVINLNECIFLEDEVWKGFVNRFYCVALKREAKGKIRYGQQHYDYDKGVLSFTAPNQVQYLDLNNMECGSGYLLIFHPDFIMSHPLAASIGSYTFFSYAVNEALHLSAEEENDLIEILHKIDKECRHIDKHTQEIILSQIELLLNYSNRFYERQFITRKNHNHQLLAKFEKLVDDYFENHSDELLTVHRIAGLMNLSPNYLSDLLRLHTGQNTQQHIHERLIEKAKQKLATTNQSVSEIAYTLGFEHAQSFSTLFKKKTNVTPLEYRQSFN from the coding sequence ATGAACTCCATTCGATCCGTTTCTGAATTTCACCGCTTGCTGTCGTTGCCGGAACCGAGGCATCCGCTGGTAAGTGTGATTAATCTCAACGAATGTATTTTCCTAGAAGATGAAGTTTGGAAAGGCTTTGTCAACCGCTTTTATTGTGTGGCGCTAAAGCGGGAAGCGAAAGGCAAGATCCGTTACGGACAACAGCATTATGATTACGACAAGGGTGTGCTGAGTTTTACGGCTCCTAACCAGGTACAATACCTTGATTTGAACAATATGGAGTGCGGATCCGGGTATTTGTTGATTTTCCACCCCGATTTTATCATGAGTCATCCGCTTGCCGCTTCGATAGGCAGTTATACTTTTTTCTCCTATGCCGTAAATGAAGCATTGCACCTTTCAGCGGAAGAAGAGAATGACCTGATTGAAATCCTGCATAAAATTGATAAGGAATGCCGGCACATCGATAAGCATACGCAGGAAATTATCCTGTCGCAGATTGAGTTGCTGCTGAATTACTCGAACCGGTTCTACGAGCGGCAGTTTATTACCCGGAAAAACCACAATCACCAGTTACTGGCAAAGTTCGAAAAATTGGTGGATGATTATTTCGAGAACCATTCGGATGAACTACTGACCGTGCATCGCATTGCCGGATTAATGAACCTGTCACCGAATTATCTGAGCGACCTTTTACGCCTGCATACCGGGCAAAATACCCAACAGCACATCCATGAGCGACTGATCGAAAAAGCAAAACAAAAACTTGCCACTACCAACCAATCGGTCAGTGAAATCGCCTATACGCTGGGATTTGAGCATGCTCAATCATTCAGTACGCTCTTTAAGAAGAAGACAAACGTTACTCCCCTGGAATACCGCCAGTCCTTTAACTGA
- a CDS encoding acyl-CoA dehydrogenase family protein, which produces MSVFSNLKNAWRLFKQVDMEQFSRLSQKIDLAEVMNRVGKLDDKQLAGLMKLIGGNHSKKELPPVDGDFYNIGHTLSPDERALQLRVRAFMEDEVKPVANDFWVRGEFPHHLIPKVAELDICGVAYEGYSNPLRSNLMEGVLAMEMARIDASFATFFGVQSGLVMGSIYLLGSEEQKQQWIPELKSLRKIGAFGLTEPEVGSAVAGGLTMKAKRTGDTWVLNGQKKWIGNATFADVIIIWAQDEDDHQVKGFLVKKGNPGLQVDKMEDKMALRIVQNGIVTLTDCEVEEADRLQKANSFKDTANVLRMTRAGVAWLAVGCARGAYEAALKYTRERKQFGKPIASFQLIQNHLVEMLTNLTAMQTMVARLSELQDQGELTDEHASLAKVFCSLRTRDIVSKAREVMGGNGILLEHDVARFVADAEAIYSYEGTKEINTLIVGRAITGYSAFV; this is translated from the coding sequence ATGTCTGTTTTCTCCAACCTTAAGAATGCCTGGCGCTTGTTTAAGCAAGTAGATATGGAGCAGTTTTCCCGGTTGTCCCAAAAGATTGACCTGGCGGAAGTCATGAACCGGGTAGGGAAGCTCGATGATAAACAATTGGCCGGTTTGATGAAGCTGATTGGCGGAAACCATTCCAAAAAAGAACTTCCTCCCGTCGACGGGGATTTTTACAATATCGGCCACACACTTTCGCCGGATGAACGGGCTCTCCAGTTAAGGGTGCGGGCTTTCATGGAAGATGAAGTGAAACCGGTTGCCAACGATTTTTGGGTACGGGGAGAATTTCCGCATCATTTGATACCCAAAGTAGCTGAACTCGACATTTGCGGTGTGGCCTATGAAGGCTACAGCAATCCGCTGCGTTCCAATTTGATGGAAGGCGTTTTGGCGATGGAGATGGCACGGATTGATGCTTCTTTTGCGACATTTTTCGGAGTGCAAAGCGGGTTGGTCATGGGATCGATTTATTTGCTGGGTTCCGAAGAACAGAAACAGCAATGGATTCCCGAATTGAAAAGCCTGCGCAAGATCGGGGCATTTGGTTTGACAGAGCCGGAAGTGGGTTCTGCCGTTGCAGGAGGATTGACCATGAAAGCAAAACGGACCGGCGACACCTGGGTGCTGAACGGACAAAAGAAATGGATCGGTAACGCTACTTTCGCGGATGTGATCATTATTTGGGCACAAGACGAAGACGATCACCAGGTGAAAGGATTTTTAGTCAAAAAAGGAAATCCGGGACTACAGGTCGACAAAATGGAAGATAAAATGGCTTTGCGCATTGTCCAGAACGGCATTGTGACACTAACGGATTGCGAAGTGGAAGAAGCAGACCGGTTGCAAAAAGCTAATTCATTCAAAGACACGGCAAATGTGCTGCGTATGACGCGGGCAGGCGTTGCCTGGCTGGCAGTTGGTTGTGCACGTGGCGCCTACGAAGCTGCGCTGAAGTACACCCGCGAACGGAAACAATTCGGAAAACCGATTGCTTCTTTCCAGTTGATCCAGAATCACCTGGTGGAAATGCTGACCAATCTAACGGCCATGCAAACCATGGTAGCACGCTTGTCGGAATTGCAGGACCAGGGCGAATTGACGGACGAACATGCTTCCCTGGCGAAAGTCTTTTGCAGCCTGCGCACGCGTGACATTGTCAGCAAAGCACGTGAAGTCATGGGTGGGAACGGTATTTTACTCGAACACGATGTGGCTCGTTTTGTGGCGGACGCAGAAGCGATCTATTCCTACGAAGGAACGAAAGAGATCAATACACTCATCGTCGGAAGGGCAATTACCGGCTACAGCGCGTTTGTGTAA
- a CDS encoding VOC family protein — protein sequence MIQREQIFSSFSAENTDEAYFFYKNVLGLEVEKGEMSILTLHINSGMKVIIYPKQDHEPATFTVLNIPVTDIDDAVEELNKKGVSFLQYDEAYLKTDSKGICRNEHGPAMAWFTDPSKNILGLIQV from the coding sequence ATGATACAGAGAGAACAAATATTCAGCAGTTTTTCCGCCGAAAATACGGATGAAGCTTACTTCTTCTATAAAAACGTGCTTGGTTTGGAGGTTGAAAAAGGAGAAATGTCAATTTTGACCCTGCACATCAACAGCGGTATGAAAGTCATTATTTATCCGAAGCAGGATCATGAACCGGCGACTTTCACGGTGTTGAATATCCCGGTTACGGACATCGATGACGCGGTGGAAGAACTGAATAAAAAAGGAGTTTCCTTTTTGCAATACGACGAGGCCTATTTAAAAACCGATTCGAAAGGAATTTGCCGCAACGAACATGGTCCTGCCATGGCTTGGTTTACGGATCCGTCGAAGAATATATTGGGCCTGATACAGGTATAA